In Nanoarchaeota archaeon, the DNA window CCCAATAAAAAAACAAACATTTCTGTTTTAATGCTCTTCATACGTTATCACTTCCCTATCATCTTTTCATGCTTTCCAATTCATTTATCCTCTTTTTCAATTCAATCATCTTGAGCTCTCGCCCCACTGCAATCTTATTGAAGCGCTCAAGCTCTGCAACCTTTTCCTCGAGCTCTTTCTTCGATGCCTCAAGCTTTTTGTTTTTGATGGATATTTCCTCATCCCTTTTTGTGATATCCTCAACCATGCAGTTGAATGAATGAGTAAGCTTCCCTATCTCGTCATCAGAAGCCCCCTCCACTATTTTTTTGATGTTCCTATAGTCGCCGCTCATTTCTTCCGACGCCCTTGTCAGTTCTATCACAGGATCCGCGATTGAGTGGGCGAAGATAATGCCGCTTAGAATTGCCGAGATCATGGAAACGATGATAATTATCAAAATCGAAACCAACGACCTGTTTATCGTCGTATTGACGGCTTCGCCCCGATATTTTATTTCCTCTGACTTATGCTTCAGCGCAGAGTCCAGCGATACAAAAAGCTTTGCCCTGGCGTACTCAAGCGTTTCGCCGGCTTCTGCAATTTCGGTGTCCTTTGTCCCGCTGTTTTTCAGCAAAAACATTCTGTCCGAAGCGCCGATAAAAGCCGCGGCATTCTCTTTAATCTCATCCCTTGGCTCTCCATCTTCGAGAAAAGGCTCGCCGATAATGGCACGGTATGCCTCAACAGAACTTATGAATTCCGCTTTGCTTTGAATCCTTGCGGCATCCCCTATATATTCGCGGGTATTGTTGCGCGCCTGTGCAAAATCCATTGTTGCGGCAAAAACCTGCATTGCGGCAATTTTCGCGTCTTTAAGCAAATTAATTGCGGGAATGGTCTCATTTTCCAGGGATTTGATGCCGCTGTCAACATATTTCATACTCACAAAGCCGACATAGCCCACAATAACAGAAAATACAGAAAGCGCCAGAAATCCGGATACCAGTTTTTTGCTTAGGTTCATTCATCACCACATCAGACAGTTAAATGCGCTCTTATATATGGTGTTTTACGGGTATATATGCGTTTACATCTGATTTTATGATTGCTGTTCAGAAAGGCGCGCTTTTCTTTTCACATACATTCGAAAACATCCACTATGTTTCCTCGAATCTATTTTCAGCCAGCCATCAATCGCCACGGGCTAAAAAGCCTCGAATGAAAATGAGAGGATTCGCCGATAACATCTTAAAAAACACCATTTTTGCTTCGGCGAATATACCTTCCGCGCGACTTCAATTTTTCAAGCCGGAGAATAACTTCTTTTTTTCCGCCGGATTTTTCATACTCTGACAAAACCAGTTCAATTGCTTCATCCGCGATTCCCGAATGGGTGGAATTCAGCGCCTCGAAAAGCGTATGCAAGTCCACCGCCATGTCCTCCGGCTTTTTTGAGAAAAACCCCAGGCCGAAATCGATGAAATAAATTTTTCCGCCTTTTAAAATAAGGTTGCTCGTTGTCAAATCGCCATGGATTATTTCGGCTTTGTGCAGCGCAACGATAGATTGTGAAAGTTCGGCGCAGATTTCGCAAAAATTATTTTTGCCAAGAATATCCTTGACGCGCGGGCCGTCGATAAATTCCATTTCTATTGAAAACATATTTTTATTCAGGACTTTTGGAACGGACACAATATTCGCCGCGCGTTCCAGAAGCTTTGCTTCGGCACGTGTGCGCTCTTTTCTGAGCTTGTCGTCAAGCGCTTTTATGCGGTATGATTTCGGGACGCGATCTTTTAGCACAGAACTATCTGTCCGATAAATGTCCGCTTCGGCGCCTTTCCTTAACAGCTGCATAAATCCAGTTTAAGTATTAAAGTTAATAAACACCCTTCTTCAAATAAGATTATGGTCGATTGGCACCTTCTTCCGGGAGAAAAAGCAATACACGAGACAAAAATCTCGCGCATGATTTTCTGGAAATATTATTTTATTGCAGTGGCGCTGCTTGCGCTTTCTGTATTTGTGAATTTCACAGACTTCTCAAAATACAATGTCGCAATACCTAAGCTTGAAGTGTCCGGCGCCATGATTGCAATTGCCGGAATAATCGCATTTGTCGCAGAAAGGCTGGCTGCACGCGAAATGGTGCTTCTTACAACAGAGCGCGTGATGATAAGAAAACGCGGCTTAAATGATGACGAAATGGGTAATAGCGACATAAAAAGCAGCGCTGTTGGTATGGTAGGCACTGTGCGCATGGAAGCGCTAAAGCTTGAAACAATAACAAATGTGCAGGTAAGGCAAACCATGATACAACGCATTCTTGGAATGGGCGACATTGCAATACTGTCCGGCTACGAAGAGCATGTTGTAAAAGACCTGCACCACCCGTTTGATATAGAGCGCGCGATTTACCGCATAATAGAAAAAAAGAGCGAAAGCAGGGCAAATGCAAATGCGCGACCTGCGATTGAACGAAGATGATGAGATGCGCAGAAAAATATAAAAAACTTCAGTCAAATTATCGTTCAAGAATCTCATTT includes these proteins:
- a CDS encoding MCP four helix bundle domain-containing protein, coding for MNLSKKLVSGFLALSVFSVIVGYVGFVSMKYVDSGIKSLENETIPAINLLKDAKIAAMQVFAATMDFAQARNNTREYIGDAARIQSKAEFISSVEAYRAIIGEPFLEDGEPRDEIKENAAAFIGASDRMFLLKNSGTKDTEIAEAGETLEYARAKLFVSLDSALKHKSEEIKYRGEAVNTTINRSLVSILIIIIVSMISAILSGIIFAHSIADPVIELTRASEEMSGDYRNIKKIVEGASDDEIGKLTHSFNCMVEDITKRDEEISIKNKKLEASKKELEEKVAELERFNKIAVGRELKMIELKKRINELESMKR
- a CDS encoding Kae1-associated serine/threonine protein kinase translates to MQLLRKGAEADIYRTDSSVLKDRVPKSYRIKALDDKLRKERTRAEAKLLERAANIVSVPKVLNKNMFSIEMEFIDGPRVKDILGKNNFCEICAELSQSIVALHKAEIIHGDLTTSNLILKGGKIYFIDFGLGFFSKKPEDMAVDLHTLFEALNSTHSGIADEAIELVLSEYEKSGGKKEVILRLEKLKSRGRYIRRSKNGVF
- a CDS encoding PH domain-containing protein — translated: MVDWHLLPGEKAIHETKISRMIFWKYYFIAVALLALSVFVNFTDFSKYNVAIPKLEVSGAMIAIAGIIAFVAERLAAREMVLLTTERVMIRKRGLNDDEMGNSDIKSSAVGMVGTVRMEALKLETITNVQVRQTMIQRILGMGDIAILSGYEEHVVKDLHHPFDIERAIYRIIEKKSESRANANARPAIERR